The DNA window AGCATGCTACAAATACAAGGGTAATACCTATGAGTAAATaatcctttccttttctaattCAAGCTTGAAGTGATGCTGGAAGACAATGTTGGCCTACCCAGCAATGGCAAATTGTACACAAAGGTAATCAACTGGGTACAGCGTAGCATCTGGGAGAATGGAGACAGCCTGGAAGATCTAATGGAAGAGGTTAGTCTTTAAGAAAATGGgattaaacatcttttttttttttttttttttttttttttttaaaaagtcaatatGAAGGATGATccctttatcttttctttttaattttttttccacttttttaaCTATGACCctaaagaatttaaattttactgTAGGTACCCCTAAGCTGAGAAACTGGGGGGGTGTTCAGGTGAGCTGAATGAACTGTTCAGTCTggtcttctgctttccttttttgctcACTATGTGCTGTACAGTAACCTCAAAGTGGCATGTATCTTGCTTTAGAACTGGGGAGGTGGTACTGAAACTTGCCGTAGATTcttgatgttttcctttgcaggtTTTGCTTGTAAATGCAAAGTAGGTAAAAGCTTCTAATGGTTGTTCCTCCCCATTGATTTATCTCCCCATAGGTTTATTAACAAAACTAGGATACCAAGGCTGAAGAACCAAGAAGAAACCTCAAGTGTATTGACACGTACAGAAGCAGCAGTCCTGCCCCAGTTCTCCTAAGAAAATCCGCTGTGGGCAGAGAACGATGATGATGATTTAATGGTGTTTACTTACTCCTTTACAGGATACATTCTTTTAAGTTGTGTGTTATTAAATGGCTTTACTCATGAATACTAATACTAGATGTAGCCTGGGcagtttttaatggaaaaatgagtGGGGAATCAAAATTTTTAGTTGGCTAGAGAAAATGGACTTTACCAAAACCCATGAAACGTCAAAATCTTCCCAGTTTGTTATTACGAGTACAATAGATCTTCAACAACACTTGTATAGGCAAAAGTACATGTTGATGCTGTCATATATTCTCAAGTGTGTATGTCCTCTtggaaaaactaattttaaaagttttagcCATGTTGAAATTCAGATGCATTTCACTGAAACAGTTGCATCTGATGTTTACTTGTGGACAACAGTTTCCTCCAGAACTTAAATTTGTGTTGTCTTCCCTCATCTCCATAACTTTCTCTTAGAGTCCACTGTTGGCTTCTCTTTAAGTTTTTTTGATGGAGCTAAATATGTGTATTtctcaaagcagaaaacatgtttGCGGGGATAACAAAAATGCTTGCATGAGATTGTGAATTTGTGTAATTCTGCAAATTAATGTGCATCTTGCTTGTCTAATGTTTCTGTGCTGGAAAAACAGTAGAAGTCCTTGGAAAAAGAAGATTTCTCTCAAGCTGAGAAAGTAAGGAGCCTTCATCCAGTGTTTGAAGATTGCCACCATGACATCTGCTTCCTTTTAGTTTTGTCATTCTGCTAGATTGAGATGGGATGACGAGAAGTATGCTGGCGACTGCCTTTTGTAATCTGCCTGTAGCTAAGTAGCAATGGAGACAGTAGCCACATGGGtattctgttgttgtttttgcaGGTTCAAACGCTGTACTACTCAGCTGATCACAAGCTGCTTGATGGAAATCTGCTAGATGGACAGGCTGAGGTGTATGGCAGTGATGATGACCACATTCAGTTTGTGCAGGTACAAATTGCAGACAGTCTGAGGTAACCCCAGATAGACTGGAGCAGTTTACAGCACACCCGATGTCTTGTGTACTGtagcagagaaagcagcagtagCTTTAATGGAGAAATATGTGATGAGAAAGTATCTTTCCCAAAACTGCCGGAGGCAACGATTTAGTCTCTGCTTCTCGTTTTTTTTCGGCAGACTGACTCTAAGCCTTTGCAAAACTGAGTGCTTTAGGTTTGACTTCAAAATAAATCTTAGGCTGttagaagaaagaagaggtagAAAAGCAGTCAGCTGCAGCCAGTCAGCTGTGGCTTTGTAGAGGTACTCAAGAGACCGTAAAGACCAGGGACTGCTCAGCTTGCAGTGGAGAATGGCTTATGCGCCTGTTGTATGTTGGCACAGGAAAAGATTCTAGACATAAGTTCTAACCCTTCAGCTGCCAGCAtccatttcttttgttcagCTGCACTGGATTGTGTtagagagattttaaaaaagcagtagTAGGTAACTTCAGACCTAGAGGTGGCCGATGCTTTGACTGTGTACAAATCAGTCTTGTGCCTTTTGAGACAATAATTTTTGTTCTAAGTTCTAGGCAGATAATTCTCCGCTCCTGAAAAACACACGACTTAGCACAATGGAGGCTGTGtaagaaacaaagaatgaaCGAGGGCTCATATATGTAAATTATCAAATTGCTTTATACAAATTAAGGTTGTTTAAATTCACTGAGTTAGAAGCACATATATTGCAATATGTTAACCCATAACAGTGGAATGTGCTGATACAAAAGTATACTACTTGAAATTTTTAGCTAATCTTTATGGAAAATACTCCCCATCCTGGAACATGGATTTTAGAAGtgaacagagaggaaaacaaaaagccagcTAATTTTCCAGTTTCCTAATTGTTTTTAGGAAGCTTTCACAGACTTTGGATACCTTTGGATACTATTCCTGGTAATACCCATAGAAGCTGAGAGGTGAATGTtcaaaaagttcatttttagaaataaggCCAAGAGTtctcaacttcttttttttttttttttttaaatcctttctgATAATAAGAATTGCCAACTTTAGAAATTCTGGACAGTTGAGAGAGTTAACACCAGAAACCCATAGGTGACAGTCCTGGAAAAACtgacttttaaatttttgacTTACAAATGTTTGTAATTTCTGTGACCATCGAGGCAATTTAAGGATAAGGGAATAAGCTGTTAACAGGATGAAGgttcagaaataacaaaaatgctATCCACAAAATGACTTGGTTTTCATGCTGAGTGGACTATAGCTGTCAAACTCTTGTGTGTAAGGTTATCTGTGAGTTAGATTGTGTATTTCAGAAGTCTTATGGCAGTTTCCATAGAGATCAGACTCCAGGGAACTGTGCAAGCATTGCAGACTTGGTACTGTGGTCATAAACTTTGCTGCTAAACAGAGTAGGCAGGATGTTAACGTTTTGTGTTTAGTTCTTATGATTCAGAAAAAGCCTGAGCAGCCTAACCAACAGTGCAGTGTCATCTGAAATGTGAAATTGTGGGGTTTTACGTTATTTTGTTCAATTAAGAAAGCTCAGTATAAATTCAATTGAATAAGAAAGCAGAAACCTCCTGGTAGTGGGAAGGTAGCAAGGGAGTAAAGTCCAAGAAAACAGCTAATCTGAGCACAGGGAGGAACTGAGGCAAAATTAATTTGTCTTCAGGGAACAAAGAGAATAGTAAATTCACTTCCAAATAGCATTATATAATTAACTCCAGTTCCAGAAGCTTGCGAGTGAGGCTTCTAGTTTGTAGATCAGTTCTCTCCACATGGGTGTAGGTTTTTCCTTACATGTGAGAATCCTGCTAGTAACACATGCTCTTTTCTAGGAATTTGAACTCATTTCTAGTCGGACACCAGCAGTACAAAGGTGCAGTCAGAGGATGAAATGAGTACCAAGATAAGACGTAGGGTGGTTTTTGGCCACTGTGGCCGAGTAGGCAACATGTTTTGAAAATTGAGGTGTGCTATAAATGATGCTCTGCGGAGGTGGTAGACGAAGTGATCTCTTGAATAGTTATGTGTTAGCTCAGAGAAGCAAAGGTAGGAGGAGGTGTAGTCTCTGGCTAGGTTTCTGTAGCTGCCTTTTGATTTTGCAGAAGAAGCCACCACGTGAGAATGATCACAAGCAGATTAGTAGCAGCTCCTCTGGAAGTCTTTCTCCACATGCTACTGTTCAGAGTCCTAAACATGAGTGGAAAATCATTGCTTCAGAGAAAACTTCAAGTGAGTAGCTGGGGCAGGGTTTGTCTAAAAGATAGATGCGTCTGGTATTATGTACCTACCACCTCTCACTCCTGGGGGATTTCCTTCAACATCTgtaagaaatgcagaagtgcTTTTTCTTACTGATGATGTGTAAGTCAAGTAATTTGCCCAGTAATTGTGGGATTTTTGTAACATAAATGTAATGCGGCCAAATTGGGATTACGTACGTCTTGATTCCTTGTCGACAGGGCCATCGCAAATCCCACAGTGTGTATAATTTAGCCAGAAAGTCTGAAGGAGATAGGTGGTCTCTGATTAATTAGCAGAGCTATTTGCTGCATGCGTGCGAGGAGACTGTCCCCTAAAAAGTCTTTAGATTGCTGTCTTTATGTCCTTTGAACACTATATTAATCAGCTAAAACTCGTATTTTCCAGTAACTAGGCTGACACTTGGaaccagaaagcagaaaaaataaagttttcataCTCAGAAGGGGAGAAGCATAATCAGAAGACCCTAGTTGGCATTCACTTACATTCATGTAAAATTTCATTATATTGGTggtctctccttttctcctgacAACAGGTAACACCTACCTGTGTCTTGCTGTCCTGGATGGCGTGCTGTGCGTGATCTTCCTGCATGGCCGTAACAGCCCGCAGAGCTCTCCCACGAGCACACCACGACTCCTCAAGAGTCTGAGTTTTGAGCTTCAACCAAATGATATCATAGAGAAGCCCATGTCTCCCATGCAGTACGCTCGGTCTGGACTGGGCACGGCTGAACTTAACGGCAAGCTCATTGCTGCAGGTAAAGGAAATGGTAACAAGTCTTCAAACAAGTTGCTGGACTGTGGGTGAGGGGGAGCCAGTGGCTTAACTCCGTGCACTCTATTAGAGTCAGAGTTTGTCAACATCGAAGCAGTCGGTCTTTGGAAATGTGGTATCATCTGACCTTTTGCTTTTAGGTGGATATAACAGAGAGGAGTGTTTGCGCACAGTGGAATGCTACGATCCACAGAAGGACACTTGGACTTTCATTGCACCAATGAGAACGCCGAGAGCTCGATTCCAGATGGCAGTTTTAATGGTGTGTGGTGGGTGGAGATGAGATGAAATGGGACATTATGGAAATGTGGGTGGGACAAACGTGGCGAACTTTACAAAATGGTAACAGAAGTCGCTTAATTGCAGTTACGCCGTTACTAAAGTGCTAATGTTTTGAGGTTTTGTGCGCTTAGATGTGAagaaggtatttattttttctgtttagggGCAGCTATATGTTGTGGGTGGGTCAAACGGTCACTCAGATGACTTGAGCTGTGGAGAAATGTATGAGCCAGAAATAGATGACTGGACTCCTGTTCCGGAACTGAGAACCAACCGCTGCAATGCAGGTAATGCATCTGCAGTTGAttgactgtttttttaaaaattctttcgTTTATTAGCTTACTTACTATTCTTTCCTTTATGACTTAGGAGTGTGTGCCCTGAATGGAAAACTGTACATTGTTGGTGGTTCGGATCCTTATGGACAAAAGGGACTTAAGAACTGTGACGTGTTTGATCCCGTAACAAAATCTTGGACAAGTTGTGCTCCCCTTAATACACGTAAGTTTGCTGTGTAGtttgggagggagcagggaaagggCGACTGTAAAACTGGAGGCttaaaaccaaccaaccaactaGTTTAAATTTCAGCTGCTCTGGCATGTTGTTAGCGCCTGACTTCTGTGTTGGGCTGTAACTCCTGGTGTTTAACTGTAGGGAGACATCAGTCTGCAGTGTGCGAGCTGGGTGGATATCTATACATAATTGGAGGAGCAGAATCATGGAACTGCCTGAACAGCGTGGAGCGTTACAATCCAGAGAACAACACCTGGACCCTGATTGCACCCATGAACGTGGCTCGACGAGGAGCTGGAGTGGCCGTTCGTGATGGTAGGCTTCCACAGGCTTAAGCAACCTCTTGTTCGTGATGAATTTTTCATGCTAAGCCGAGATGCCATTAGGTTACAGTGTTCCTTCTCAGGGAGAAAACAATACAGTAAGAACCTGGCTATGCTTCCAATTTTAATTAGAAACTGtaaccagaaaaacaaaaaactcttGGCCTGGGGCACTCGTCCAtacctctttcttttcaaaacatcacGATGCAGCTTCCAGGACTGCAGTTTGAATTTGGGCTTTGCCCTTACTCTGAAATAACTTCCAGTCAGCTCCAGCCATCAGGAGACCCGAGGCAGGTCAATACTGTAACTTCAGACCTTGAATAAGGCAAAGGCTTCTGACAGGAAACGTGAAGTTCCTTCGTTTTGGCTTGGTTTGTCTCCCCGGAAGGGAGGCCGTGTTTGGCGACAGGGCTGGTGCTTAGCAGTGAAATGTacccttttgtttccttttgataGGAAAACTCTTCGTCGGTGGAGGCTTTGACGGCTCTCACGCAGTGAGCTGTGTGGAGATGTACGACCCTGCTAGGAACGAGTGGAAGATGATGGGAAGCATGACAACTCCGAGGAGCAACGCTGGCATTACGACGGTGGCAAACACTATTTATGCAGTTGGGGGATTCGATGGCAATGAATTCTTGAACACAGTTGAAGTCTACAATCCAGAGTCAAACGAATGGAGCCCCTACACAAAAATTTACAAGTTTTAAGTGAATTCAGTCCCCTTTTCAAACTAACAGGCTTAGTGATGTAATTGTGTTTTCGTAGAGGTACACACCTGTGAatagggctggggagggcataGATGTTGCCAACAGCAACACAGAGCTTTTGCATATTGCATATAAATGTGCTGTACatatttgtttcagaaagaatATTGAGAtgaaggggttttttgtgtattttagaATTTGGTTtagggttgtttggggtttttggtttgttttttttttattttaagattttgaaGATAATGCAAGAGAAACTAGACTGGGCATATCATTTCAGGAGCTTCCCCCAGTGTTTGTTTTGTCACTTTGCACATTGAATGACCTTCCCTGTAGGATGTGTTCTTGGGGCAGGAAGTGTAAGGTTTACGGGGGGGATTGTTTTTTTCATCAggccttcttttccttcagtaacTGGAACAATCTGTAACAAGAAGCCTTATTTAAATAGATATAAtggctattttttttattaaaaaaagctgaCATGCCTGCCAGTACCTTATCTTTTATGATTGCCTTTTTATAACAGTTTTTATATACTCAGCAGAGTATTTTACCTGTTGACATGAAAATGGCAAATTCATGGTTATTGAAGCAAAGAGACAACCTTGGAGTTCATAGAGACGGAGCGGGAGAACCCATGTACCACCGTACGTGAGCTTCTGAGCTTTTGCCTCTGCTGCAATAGTGTGACTTAGTTTGCAGCACCTTCCTTAGAGCTGAATGGAGTTTCTGAACATAACATAGCTGTGACTTTCTAGGatgggaaaattattttggctcCAACTATTTTGACAAAAACGCAGCGGGTGCTTTCTGTACAGCGGTTTTGTTACTAGGGCTGAGCTGACGTTTGTAGAACAAAAACTTCAGTGTGGGgttttcctcatgttttttaaactcttgCCTGGCAGCAATGACCATGTACTCATCTGATCATCATCCAATTAGTAACTGTCttaagtttgtttttctaatattACAAGCTGAAAGTGGGATAGAACACAAATAACTTGATTTATATGTGCTCATAGTACTATGTTGTAGTTCACTTTCTCTATTCATATGGATAAAACATTGGGTAGGATGACTCAGTGTCTAATGTGTAGTGCTGCGCATCTAACTCCTGGTGCCAAACTAGCACTgactgcttgctgctgctgcaaacacaTTAAAGGGACCTTTTGGGAAATCCTTGCACCACAGGCTCACTGTGACGTGTCTCTGTGtccttttctttaataagaCAGTTTATGACACTAGAGCAGACATTTTAGAGAGGGGGTGAAGTGCCACCTACCCCTCCCGCCTGCCCTCTGAGAGTTGCCCTCTGGAAACAGGTGTAAAGCAGCCAGCACCTGCCTCCTGGAGCGCTCCTGCGGTTGTCTCAGGGAGATTGGCCTCCCTGCAGGCTGCACGTGCCATCAGTGTACTAGAAGCTCTGTGCAAGCTGAAGTGTGGTGCTCCGGAGGTGAGCTGAGAAAGTGAACGTGACAAAAAAAGTGCATAACACTGTGCTGCAAAGACCCACCCAATCCTGTTCTAAGGAACCCGAGGTGCTCATTGAGCTGTGTTCCCCAGCAGTCCGCAAGTAGCTTTAGGGAATTAAGCTGCTAGTGACAGTGCCGATTTCAGTCACCATCACAGCCTTAGTTTACTGCTTTGAGTCAGGCTGTAACAAGCCACCGCTGTCTGAGCTGTCAGTGCTGCAGCGCCTTTCACAGCACATAAGGCAAGGCAGGCCTGCCAGCACCGGGCAGGAGCAGATGACTCTGCCTGTGCACTGGTGTAGGAAAACCTCAGCCCAAAGAAGCGTACTGACCGTTCTGAGCTGTGATGCTGGGCGCGTTTGACCAGGGAGCAGCAGCGTGAGAAGACAAAGTAGTTGTCTTAACTGTGCAGGTCAGCTGTCTTCCCCTAAAGCATATCAAAGGTAGATGCGAGCTCAGCCAGATGGACATCATGTGCCGAAGCTGATCTAGCTTTGGAGCCAGACGATATCAATTGCCAACATAAGCTTATTTGAGCATAACGTACTTGTTCTGCAGCTGTGGGATAACAACATGGCTGGAAGTAGCCCTTAATCTGAGTTCTGCTCCAACAGTAACTACCTGCCCCCCCACTCCCAGGTGTCTGCAGGCAAGAGGCACAGTAAGCTTCCATCCACAGCAGTCAGGCAAAGTGAAGACAGAGCTAGTCAAAGAAACAGCCGCATAGAATTAACTGCCATTTAATGTACCAATAAGTTAGATTTTTTACAATAAAGATTTTACAAAAACATCTAGAAGTTACTCTCAAAATAAATGCTTGCAGGACTGCCAGGCCTCTCATCTCTGTACAACTACATACATAGAAGAGGTAGCTTGCAAGACCACAGCAGTGttcaaaatggcttttaaaaagtttcatgGACATAAAAGCAGTTTTGGAAAGCAACATTCAAACATGTATTGTCACCTGGAGAGCAGAGATGAGACGAGTCACAGAATAGAAGCCACAGAAGTAAAACCTCTCCTGCCTTTGCAAGAGGTCATGGcaaaagagaaggctgaggagtTTTCCGAAAGGAAGTTTCTAGCAGGTTGCTGCTGTGTGACAATTAAGGAGGTgttttaacaaaggaaaaacatccctttcttctgaaaagaggTCCAAGGTGGTTTTGGCTggttggtttgtggtttggtttttttaaaaacaatggacatcatctgctgctgcccctgTTCTCTATCCTCTCACTGTACAGGGTAAGTGCATTGCATCCACACTTCAGTCCTTCACATCTGGAGGGGTAGCAAGCATCACGGCTATCTGGCTCTGcatttttcagtcctttcagACCCTCAGCTGTCACAatatcatctttttttctctcaagtaTCAGCAAAACAGATGCCTTACATGGGTTTTGCTATACAGCCATAACATAGCTCCTAACACAACCATTTGGAATTCAGAACAGCGCCCAGCACACCTGCTGGGCACCGAACTGCCTGCGTCCGCCCCGAGCCCCTCACTTGAGCCAGAAAATCTGTTTGTTAGCTTGCGATTCTTAGCAGAAATTCTGACATTTAATGTACATGTGTAACTAGCTGGGTTTTCCCTTTAACTCAAATACCAAAGAGcaccttcaggaaaaaaagaaggcagattTTTGGTTCCTCGAGTACTTCCCTCACACATGCCAGAGGAGTTGTTAGACTTTCTTTGGACAAGGAAAACACGGTGGCCAAGCACCGCAGCTCCAGGGCCGAGCGTCACAGCCAGCCCCTGTTCTTGGCTTCCGTGTGCACTGACACGTGACACTGCTTGATGGTGTGCTCCAGCTGGGCCAGCTGGCAACATCCAACTTCTAACCTTCCCCTGGGAAAGACAAGATACAAGGGTTATCAGGACACAATGGACCCACTTCACAGACAGACATCTGACCAtgtatttcttcaaaagaaaattcaaagggATTCTAATAGCGCCCTTTAACCCTGTCAGAAGCAGAGAATACTCAGTATCCCTGGAAAtccaaacatatttttatagcaAAAGATCAAGTTGTTATAGAacaggtgtcctggtttcagctgggatagagttaaatttctttgtagtagctagtgtggggctgtgttctggctttgtgctggaaacagtggtgataatgcggagatgttttagttgttgctaagtagcacttacactggtcaaggactttttcagctccccgtgctctgctgggcacacaagaagctgggagggggcacagccgggacagctgaccccaactgaccaaagggatattccataccatatgacgtcatgctcagtatataaagctggggaagaaggaagaggggggatgtttggtgtgatggtgtttgtctccccaagtaactgttacacgtgatggagccctgctttcctggagatggctgagcacctgcctgcccatgggaagtagtgaatgaattccttgttttgctttgcttcctcgtgcagcttttgctttacctgataaactgtctttatctcaaaccatgagttgcctcatttctgctcttccaattctctcccccatcccacccaggggggagtgagcgagcggctgcgcagtgcttggttgctgattggggctaaaccacaacagcaggCTATCCATTGCTGTATCCTATACACCTGTAAAGGTGCATCCTGACACCTTTAACAAGGAGCAATCCCAGAGCAAGTGTTAGTTCAGTCTCCTCAACCCAAAACTGAGCCTTCAACTAATATATAAAACGTTACTGGTTTTTACTGGTGGTGTTTAAGCTGCAAGTCAATGATACATTTCCTATAGGTGCACGTGTTGCAGATAGAAACAAGCTCTATCCACAGTTACAACGTGGTTGGAGACCGATTTTAAGGCTCTGGGATAACCTGATTTCAAGCTGCAGCGAGTGCTGTTCCTCTCGCAGTTGCCCGACACCTGTCATTTTTCTGATAACCTGTGGAGTGTCACCGATCAGAGACAACATTTTACAACCTTATGCTCCTACAAGTTAAATATTGCTTAAATCAGTTCCTCATAAAGGGACTTAGGGTCCCATAGTCAATACAGAACacatgcatggaaaaaaaaagtactaagAGAAACATATTTTTGGAAACAAACCACCTAAGCATGCGTTTACAGTAACCACAGGGATTCCCGTTCTGGACCATGTGGCAGGCTGGCAAATTGCGTTGAACGCTTAAATAGCAGCCGCTCTAGttcaacacacaaaaaaatctttcacaaTTTCAATGTTCTtccaaaagacagcaaaaaaaagctTCCACCCCTCAGAGCGCTTTAAGAACTGCTGGCAAAACAACTCGATCCGGGATGTCATTTCCCCATGTCCAGTTTCATAAAAACCAGGTGCAGACACTGAACAGCTGCAGgtctgctgcatttttatttgttcatcCCATTGGACCTGCGCAGTTTGCCTTTCTTCCAGTGGTAAAATTGCCAAAAtacctgcttctgtttttctatttGAACATGGAATTAGATGGTAAAATTGGTTAAATGgcaaagagcaagaa is part of the Phalacrocorax aristotelis chromosome 6, bGulAri2.1, whole genome shotgun sequence genome and encodes:
- the IVNS1ABP gene encoding influenza virus NS1A-binding protein, coding for MIPNGYLLFEDENFIESSVAKLNALRKSGQFCDVRLQVCGHEMLAHRAVLACCSPYLFEIFNSDSDSHGISHVKFDDLNPEAVEVLLNYAYTAQLKADKELVKDVYSAAKKLKMERVKQVCGDYLLSKMDVQSCISYRNFASCMGDSRLLNKIDGYIQEHLLQISEQEEFLKLPRLKLEVMLEDNVGLPSNGKLYTKVINWVQRSIWENGDSLEDLMEEVQTLYYSADHKLLDGNLLDGQAEVYGSDDDHIQFVQKKPPRENDHKQISSSSSGSLSPHATVQSPKHEWKIIASEKTSSNTYLCLAVLDGVLCVIFLHGRNSPQSSPTSTPRLLKSLSFELQPNDIIEKPMSPMQYARSGLGTAELNGKLIAAGGYNREECLRTVECYDPQKDTWTFIAPMRTPRARFQMAVLMGQLYVVGGSNGHSDDLSCGEMYEPEIDDWTPVPELRTNRCNAGVCALNGKLYIVGGSDPYGQKGLKNCDVFDPVTKSWTSCAPLNTRRHQSAVCELGGYLYIIGGAESWNCLNSVERYNPENNTWTLIAPMNVARRGAGVAVRDGKLFVGGGFDGSHAVSCVEMYDPARNEWKMMGSMTTPRSNAGITTVANTIYAVGGFDGNEFLNTVEVYNPESNEWSPYTKIYKF